Proteins encoded within one genomic window of Castellaniella sp.:
- a CDS encoding ferredoxin--NADP reductase: protein MAAFISEQVLSVHHWNDTLFSFKTTRDPGLRFHNGHFLMLGLEVEGKPLMRAYSIASANHEENLEFFSIKVPNGPLTSRLQHLQPGDAVLVSKKPVGTLVADDLKPGKHLYLFATGTGLAPFLSIIKDPDVYDRFDKIILMHGVRFTSELAYADYITQELPQDEYLGEMVREKLIYYPTVTREPYIHQGRLTTLVESGQLFTDIGLPPLDPARDRAMICGSPAMLTDIRAMLDARGFVVSPGVGEPGDYVYERAFAEK, encoded by the coding sequence ATGGCCGCCTTTATTTCCGAGCAAGTCCTTAGCGTGCACCACTGGAACGACACGCTGTTCTCCTTTAAGACCACGCGCGATCCCGGTCTGCGTTTTCATAATGGGCATTTCCTCATGCTGGGCCTGGAGGTCGAGGGCAAGCCCTTGATGCGTGCCTACAGCATTGCCAGCGCCAACCACGAAGAAAACCTTGAATTCTTCAGCATCAAGGTCCCCAATGGTCCGTTGACATCGCGTCTGCAGCATTTGCAGCCAGGCGATGCTGTCCTGGTCAGCAAAAAGCCCGTGGGCACCCTGGTGGCGGACGACCTGAAACCAGGAAAGCACTTGTACCTGTTTGCCACGGGCACGGGCCTGGCGCCGTTTCTCAGCATCATCAAAGACCCCGACGTCTATGACCGTTTCGACAAGATCATTCTGATGCATGGGGTGCGCTTTACCAGTGAACTGGCCTATGCCGACTACATCACCCAGGAACTTCCCCAGGACGAATATCTGGGCGAAATGGTGCGTGAAAAGCTGATTTATTACCCGACTGTCACCCGCGAACCCTATATTCACCAGGGTCGTTTGACCACCTTGGTCGAAAGCGGACAGTTATTTACCGATATCGGCCTGCCGCCACTGGACCCCGCCCGGGATCGTGCCATGATCTGCGGCAGCCCCGCCATGCTGACGGATATTCGCGCCATGCTGGATGCCCGGGGCTTTGTGGTGTCGCCTGGGGTCGGCGAGCCCGGTGACTATGTTTACGAACGCGCCTTTGCCGAAAAATAA
- a CDS encoding Rid family detoxifying hydrolase, with product MSKEIIHTDKAPAAVGPYSQAVSTTAGRLVFLSGQIGLEPGTGELVSENFEGQVRQSFTNMQAVIQAAGGTLDNVVKLTLFLTDLSKFASANAIMAEIIPQPYPARSTIGVASLPKGAQFEVEAILAL from the coding sequence ATGAGCAAAGAAATCATTCACACCGACAAGGCCCCGGCAGCGGTCGGTCCGTACTCCCAGGCGGTTAGCACCACAGCGGGCCGTCTGGTGTTTCTGTCCGGTCAGATCGGCCTGGAACCCGGCACCGGCGAACTCGTCTCGGAAAACTTCGAAGGCCAGGTGCGCCAGTCCTTTACCAACATGCAGGCCGTCATCCAGGCAGCAGGCGGGACGCTGGACAATGTCGTCAAGCTCACCTTGTTTTTGACTGACCTCAGCAAGTTCGCCAGCGCCAACGCCATCATGGCCGAGATCATTCCGCAGCCCTATCCGGCCCGTTCCACCATCGGCGTGGCCAGCCTGCCCAAAGGCGCCCAATTCGAGGTCGAAGCCATTCTGGCGCTCTGA